One Dunckerocampus dactyliophorus isolate RoL2022-P2 chromosome 18, RoL_Ddac_1.1, whole genome shotgun sequence genomic region harbors:
- the hdac5 gene encoding histone deacetylase 5 isoform X5 — translation MNSSHTAVLEVKSSLPSGMQSPVGTANEQRGGSGEGVDTTLREQQLQHELVLLKQQQELQKQLLFAEFQKKHEVLTRQHEVQLQEHLKQQQELLAAKRQQELEQKRKLEQQRHEEQEKQRLEQQLLLLRNKEKGKESAIASTEVKLKLQEFLLSKKEPGIGGLNHSFSPKCWGGQNASLEQNSPPQSNTPGTPPSYRLPTLLGNYEGKDDFPLRKTVSEPNLKVRSRLKQKVAERRSSPLLRRKDGTVISTFKKRAIEISVSPLCNSAPGSGPSSPNSSNTAIANGNTGSVPNIQTELRSLHQTLGADGTLSPLSLYTSPSLPNISLGLPASTHITASQKLSSQQEAERQAIQSLRAGGALTGKFLSTSSLPAGVGHDVETSSSHSAHSSLLQHVLLLEQARQQTAMLSGPMYSQSPLVTAERGVSSGMRSVNKLPRHRPLARTQSAPLPQSPQALQQLVVQQQHQHFLEKHYKMLSKGSDLPRPPPTHPEETEEELTETNDMQEDDVGTSIHRLQKESSDDSTTPSERQSVHSKGEEERGVVHVKGESTESELDEEDEEDDVIQLGEGDEDSKGSYSQALQQMGVFPSSLAHRPLGRAQSSPAATVNPVKHLFTTGLVYDSLMLKHQCVCGNAHIHPEHAGRVQSIWSRLQETGLLGRCERIRGRKASLDEIQTVHSEFHTLLYGTSPLNRHKLDHKKLLGPISQKMYAVLPCGGIGVDSDTVWNEMHSSAAVRMAVGSVIELAFRVAAGELKNGFAVVRPPGHHAEESNAMGFCFFNSVAITAKLLQQKLGVGKILIVDWDIHHGNGTQQAFYGDPNVLYISLHRYDDGNFFPGSGAPEEVGSGAGVGFNVNIAWTGGVEPPMGDVEYLTAFRSVVMPIAQQYSPDVIMVSAGFDAVEGHQSPLGGYNVSAKCFGQLTQLLMGLADGRIVMALEGGHDLTAICDASEACVSALLGDPSGSAFQWPQEKPCPKACASLERVIEIQSKHWSCLQTLSQTSSQPLLDNPLGAHGQSEEDEADTVSAMASLSVDVEQSGSAANITDGSRSTEEPMEEEPVL, via the exons GAGTGGACACAACCTTAAGAGAGCAGCAGCTCCAGCATGAACTAGTGCTCCTTAAACAGCAGCAAGAACTCCAGAAACAACTATTATTTGCCGAATTCCAGAAAAAACATGAAGTACTAACCAGGCAACATGAAGTCCAGCTCCAGGAGCACCTGAAG CAACAACAGGAGCTGTTGGCAGCCAAGCGACAGCAAGAGCTGGAACAGAAGCGGAAACTGGAACAACAAAGGCATGAAGAGCAAGAGAAACAACGACTGGAGCAACAGCTGCTTCTACTGCGGAATAAAGAGAAAGGCAAAGAGA GTGCCATTGCCAGTACAGAGGTGAAGCTGAAACTGCAGGAATTCCTTCTCAGTAAGAAAGAACCTGGTATTGGTGGACTGAACCATTCCTTCTCCCCAAAGTGCTG GGGAGGCCAGAACGCTTCCCTGGAGCAAAATTCCCCACCCCAGAGTAATACTCCAGGAACTCCTCCCTCTTATAGACTTCCCACTTTACTGGGAAACTACGAAGGCAAAGATGACTTTCCGCTCCGCAAGACAG TGTCAGAACCTAACCTGAAGGTGCGTTCACGGTTGAAGCAGAAAGTAGCGGAGAGGCGGAGCTCTCCGCTCCTCCGAAGGAAAGATGGCACTGTCATTAGCACTTTCAAGAAAAGGGCCATAGAGATTTCAG TCTCCCCTCTCTGTAATAGTGCACCAGGCTCAGGTCCCAGCAGTCCTAACAGCTCTAATACGGCTATTGCTAATGGAAACACTGGATCTGTTCCCAACATACAAACTGAG cttcGATCTCTTCATCAGACACTGGGGGCTGACGGGACGTTGAGTCCGCTAAGTCTCTACACCTCGCCATCTCTGCCCAATATCTCGTTGGGCCTCCCTGCAAGCACACACATCACA GCCTCCCAGAAGTTGTCAAGCCAACAAGAGGCAGAGCGTCAAGCCATCCAATCGCTACGAGCAGGCGGAGCTCTGACTGGGAAGTTTCTCTCTACATCCTCTTTACCTGCCG ggGTCGGACATGATGTAGAGACATCAAGCTCTCATTCTGCTCATTCCTCGTTATTGCAACATGTGCTACTACTGGAGCAGGCCAGACAACAGACCGCTATGCTATCTG GCCCCATGTACAGCCAGTCGCCCCTGGTTACAGCAGAGAGGGGCGTGTCTAGCGGCATGCGATCAGTCAACAAGCTGCCTCGTCATCGGCCACTGGCTCGTACGCAGAGTGCACCTTTGCCCCAGTCCCCCCAGGCTCTCCAGCAACTGGTGGTTCAGCAGCAACATCAGCATTTTCTGGAGAAACATTACAAG atGCTTTCAAAGGGGTCAGATCTTCCCAGGCCTCCTCCCACGCATCCAGAGGAGACAGAGGAAGAGCTAACAGAGACCAATGACATGCAGGAGGACGATGTAGGGACAAGCATTCACAG ACTTCAGAAGGAGAGTTCTGACGACAGCACAACTCCCTCGGAGCGACAGAGTGTGCATTCAAAGGGCGAGGAGGAGCGAGGAGTTGTGCACGTGAAGGGAGAGAGTACAGAGAGTGAACTGGAtgaagaggatgaggaagaCGACGTCATCCAGCTGGGGGAAGGTGATGAAGACAGCAAGGGGAGCTATTCTCAG GCCTTGCAGCAGATGGGCGTATTTCCTTCCTCGTTAGCCCACAGACCTCTGGGAAGAGCACAGTCTTCTCCTGCAGCAACTGTCAATCCTGTCAAACATCTCTTCACCACAG GACTTGTTTATGACAGTCTGATGTTAAAGCATCAGTGTGTATGTGGCAATGCTCACATCCACCCAGAGCATGCCGGGAGAGTGCAGAGCATCTGGTCAAGGCTGCAGGAGACGGGCTTGCTGGGTCGCTGTGAG AGAATTCGTGGGCGTAAAGCATCCTTGGACGAGATCCAGACTGTCCATTCAGAGTTCCACACTCTGCTCTACGGAACCAGTCCACTGAATAGACACAAACTGGACCACAAGAAGCTACTGG GTCCAATCAGCCAAAAGATGTACGCTGTTCTTCCCTGTGGAGGAATAGGA GTGGATAGTGACACTGTATGGAATGAGATGCACTCGTCTGCAGCTGTCCGCATGGCAGTGGGCTCTGTTATTGAGCTGGCCTTCAGAGTGGCAGCAGGGGAACTGAAG AATGGCTTTGCAGTCGTGCGTCCGCCAGGGCATCATGCAGAGGAATCCAATGCCAT gGGTTTTTGCTTCTTCAATTCAGTTGCCATCACTGCCAAGCTGCTCCAACAGAAACTGGGAGTGGGCAAGATACTTATTGTGGACTGG GacattcaccatggcaacggcACACAGCAGGCCTTCTACGGTGACCCTAATGTCCTCTACATCTCCCTCCATCGCTACGATGATGGCAACTTTTTTCCAGGCAGCGGAGCACCTGaagag GTGGGCTCAGGTGCAGGTGTGGGTTTTAATGTGAACATTGCATGGACAGGAGGAGTAGAGCCCCCCATGGGCGACGTGGAGTACCTCACAGCCTTCAG GAGTGTGGTGATGCCGATTGCCCAGCAGTACAGCCCAGATGTGATTATGGTGTCTGCAGGCTTTGATGCTGTGGAAGGTCATCAGTCTCCTCTAGGAGGTTACAATGTCTCTGCCAAAT GTTTTGGCCAGTTAACCCAGCTCTTGATGGGTCTGGCTGATGGGCGTATTGTTATGGCGCTGGAGGGGGGTCATGACCTCACTGCCATCTGTGATGCATCAGAAGCCTGCGTCTCTGCTCTCCTTGGAGACCCG AGTGGATCAGCATTCCAGTGGCCTCAAGAGAAGCCGTGTCCTAAAGCCTGTGCCTCGCTGGAAAGAGTGATAGAGATCCAGA GCAAACACTGGTCTTGCCTCCAGACTTTGTCTCAGACGAGCAGCCAGCCGCTATTGGACAACCCCCTGGGAGCTCACGGCCAATCGGAGGAGGACGAGGCAGACACAGTGAGCGCCATGGCCTCCTTGAGTGTCGATGTCGAGCAGTCAGGCTCGGCTGCCAACATCACTGATGGCAGCAG GTCAACAGAGGAGCCAATGGAGGAGGAGCCTGTTTTGTAG
- the hdac5 gene encoding histone deacetylase 5 isoform X2, whose amino-acid sequence MLLHPTVSGLCTMLQTIYETESCFSSASTDSQQPLELLSSSRGSTTAMPTAVLEVKSSLPSGMQSPVGTANEQRGGSGEGVDTTLREQQLQHELVLLKQQQELQKQLLFAEFQKKHEVLTRQHEVQLQEHLKQQQELLAAKRQQELEQKRKLEQQRHEEQEKQRLEQQLLLLRNKEKGKESAIASTEVKLKLQEFLLSKKEPGIGGLNHSFSPKCWGGQNASLEQNSPPQSNTPGTPPSYRLPTLLGNYEGKDDFPLRKTVSEPNLKVRSRLKQKVAERRSSPLLRRKDGTVISTFKKRAIEISVSPLCNSAPGSGPSSPNSSNTAIANGNTGSVPNIQTELRSLHQTLGADGTLSPLSLYTSPSLPNISLGLPASTHITASQKLSSQQEAERQAIQSLRAGGALTGKFLSTSSLPAGVGHDVETSSSHSAHSSLLQHVLLLEQARQQTAMLSGPMYSQSPLVTAERGVSSGMRSVNKLPRHRPLARTQSAPLPQSPQALQQLVVQQQHQHFLEKHYKMLSKGSDLPRPPPTHPEETEEELTETNDMQEDDVGTSIHRLQKESSDDSTTPSERQSVHSKGEEERGVVHVKGESTESELDEEDEEDDVIQLGEGDEDSKGSYSQALQQMGVFPSSLAHRPLGRAQSSPAATVNPVKHLFTTGLVYDSLMLKHQCVCGNAHIHPEHAGRVQSIWSRLQETGLLGRCERIRGRKASLDEIQTVHSEFHTLLYGTSPLNRHKLDHKKLLGPISQKMYAVLPCGGIGVDSDTVWNEMHSSAAVRMAVGSVIELAFRVAAGELKNGFAVVRPPGHHAEESNAMGFCFFNSVAITAKLLQQKLGVGKILIVDWDIHHGNGTQQAFYGDPNVLYISLHRYDDGNFFPGSGAPEEVGSGAGVGFNVNIAWTGGVEPPMGDVEYLTAFRSVVMPIAQQYSPDVIMVSAGFDAVEGHQSPLGGYNVSAKCFGQLTQLLMGLADGRIVMALEGGHDLTAICDASEACVSALLGDPSGSAFQWPQEKPCPKACASLERVIEIQSKHWSCLQTLSQTSSQPLLDNPLGAHGQSEEDEADTVSAMASLSVDVEQSGSAANITDGSRSTEEPMEEEPVL is encoded by the exons GAGTGGACACAACCTTAAGAGAGCAGCAGCTCCAGCATGAACTAGTGCTCCTTAAACAGCAGCAAGAACTCCAGAAACAACTATTATTTGCCGAATTCCAGAAAAAACATGAAGTACTAACCAGGCAACATGAAGTCCAGCTCCAGGAGCACCTGAAG CAACAACAGGAGCTGTTGGCAGCCAAGCGACAGCAAGAGCTGGAACAGAAGCGGAAACTGGAACAACAAAGGCATGAAGAGCAAGAGAAACAACGACTGGAGCAACAGCTGCTTCTACTGCGGAATAAAGAGAAAGGCAAAGAGA GTGCCATTGCCAGTACAGAGGTGAAGCTGAAACTGCAGGAATTCCTTCTCAGTAAGAAAGAACCTGGTATTGGTGGACTGAACCATTCCTTCTCCCCAAAGTGCTG GGGAGGCCAGAACGCTTCCCTGGAGCAAAATTCCCCACCCCAGAGTAATACTCCAGGAACTCCTCCCTCTTATAGACTTCCCACTTTACTGGGAAACTACGAAGGCAAAGATGACTTTCCGCTCCGCAAGACAG TGTCAGAACCTAACCTGAAGGTGCGTTCACGGTTGAAGCAGAAAGTAGCGGAGAGGCGGAGCTCTCCGCTCCTCCGAAGGAAAGATGGCACTGTCATTAGCACTTTCAAGAAAAGGGCCATAGAGATTTCAG TCTCCCCTCTCTGTAATAGTGCACCAGGCTCAGGTCCCAGCAGTCCTAACAGCTCTAATACGGCTATTGCTAATGGAAACACTGGATCTGTTCCCAACATACAAACTGAG cttcGATCTCTTCATCAGACACTGGGGGCTGACGGGACGTTGAGTCCGCTAAGTCTCTACACCTCGCCATCTCTGCCCAATATCTCGTTGGGCCTCCCTGCAAGCACACACATCACA GCCTCCCAGAAGTTGTCAAGCCAACAAGAGGCAGAGCGTCAAGCCATCCAATCGCTACGAGCAGGCGGAGCTCTGACTGGGAAGTTTCTCTCTACATCCTCTTTACCTGCCG ggGTCGGACATGATGTAGAGACATCAAGCTCTCATTCTGCTCATTCCTCGTTATTGCAACATGTGCTACTACTGGAGCAGGCCAGACAACAGACCGCTATGCTATCTG GCCCCATGTACAGCCAGTCGCCCCTGGTTACAGCAGAGAGGGGCGTGTCTAGCGGCATGCGATCAGTCAACAAGCTGCCTCGTCATCGGCCACTGGCTCGTACGCAGAGTGCACCTTTGCCCCAGTCCCCCCAGGCTCTCCAGCAACTGGTGGTTCAGCAGCAACATCAGCATTTTCTGGAGAAACATTACAAG atGCTTTCAAAGGGGTCAGATCTTCCCAGGCCTCCTCCCACGCATCCAGAGGAGACAGAGGAAGAGCTAACAGAGACCAATGACATGCAGGAGGACGATGTAGGGACAAGCATTCACAG ACTTCAGAAGGAGAGTTCTGACGACAGCACAACTCCCTCGGAGCGACAGAGTGTGCATTCAAAGGGCGAGGAGGAGCGAGGAGTTGTGCACGTGAAGGGAGAGAGTACAGAGAGTGAACTGGAtgaagaggatgaggaagaCGACGTCATCCAGCTGGGGGAAGGTGATGAAGACAGCAAGGGGAGCTATTCTCAG GCCTTGCAGCAGATGGGCGTATTTCCTTCCTCGTTAGCCCACAGACCTCTGGGAAGAGCACAGTCTTCTCCTGCAGCAACTGTCAATCCTGTCAAACATCTCTTCACCACAG GACTTGTTTATGACAGTCTGATGTTAAAGCATCAGTGTGTATGTGGCAATGCTCACATCCACCCAGAGCATGCCGGGAGAGTGCAGAGCATCTGGTCAAGGCTGCAGGAGACGGGCTTGCTGGGTCGCTGTGAG AGAATTCGTGGGCGTAAAGCATCCTTGGACGAGATCCAGACTGTCCATTCAGAGTTCCACACTCTGCTCTACGGAACCAGTCCACTGAATAGACACAAACTGGACCACAAGAAGCTACTGG GTCCAATCAGCCAAAAGATGTACGCTGTTCTTCCCTGTGGAGGAATAGGA GTGGATAGTGACACTGTATGGAATGAGATGCACTCGTCTGCAGCTGTCCGCATGGCAGTGGGCTCTGTTATTGAGCTGGCCTTCAGAGTGGCAGCAGGGGAACTGAAG AATGGCTTTGCAGTCGTGCGTCCGCCAGGGCATCATGCAGAGGAATCCAATGCCAT gGGTTTTTGCTTCTTCAATTCAGTTGCCATCACTGCCAAGCTGCTCCAACAGAAACTGGGAGTGGGCAAGATACTTATTGTGGACTGG GacattcaccatggcaacggcACACAGCAGGCCTTCTACGGTGACCCTAATGTCCTCTACATCTCCCTCCATCGCTACGATGATGGCAACTTTTTTCCAGGCAGCGGAGCACCTGaagag GTGGGCTCAGGTGCAGGTGTGGGTTTTAATGTGAACATTGCATGGACAGGAGGAGTAGAGCCCCCCATGGGCGACGTGGAGTACCTCACAGCCTTCAG GAGTGTGGTGATGCCGATTGCCCAGCAGTACAGCCCAGATGTGATTATGGTGTCTGCAGGCTTTGATGCTGTGGAAGGTCATCAGTCTCCTCTAGGAGGTTACAATGTCTCTGCCAAAT GTTTTGGCCAGTTAACCCAGCTCTTGATGGGTCTGGCTGATGGGCGTATTGTTATGGCGCTGGAGGGGGGTCATGACCTCACTGCCATCTGTGATGCATCAGAAGCCTGCGTCTCTGCTCTCCTTGGAGACCCG AGTGGATCAGCATTCCAGTGGCCTCAAGAGAAGCCGTGTCCTAAAGCCTGTGCCTCGCTGGAAAGAGTGATAGAGATCCAGA GCAAACACTGGTCTTGCCTCCAGACTTTGTCTCAGACGAGCAGCCAGCCGCTATTGGACAACCCCCTGGGAGCTCACGGCCAATCGGAGGAGGACGAGGCAGACACAGTGAGCGCCATGGCCTCCTTGAGTGTCGATGTCGAGCAGTCAGGCTCGGCTGCCAACATCACTGATGGCAGCAG GTCAACAGAGGAGCCAATGGAGGAGGAGCCTGTTTTGTAG
- the hdac5 gene encoding histone deacetylase 5 isoform X4, with product MPTAVLEVKSSLPSGMQSPVGTANEQRGGSGEGSEESSGGGGGGPVDLRTELRVGSLSAGAAGVDTTLREQQLQHELVLLKQQQELQKQLLFAEFQKKHEVLTRQHEVQLQEHLKQQQELLAAKRQQELEQKRKLEQQRHEEQEKQRLEQQLLLLRNKEKGKESAIASTEVKLKLQEFLLSKKEPGIGGLNHSFSPKCWGGQNASLEQNSPPQSNTPGTPPSYRLPTLLGNYEGKDDFPLRKTVSEPNLKVRSRLKQKVAERRSSPLLRRKDGTVISTFKKRAIEISVSPLCNSAPGSGPSSPNSSNTAIANGNTGSVPNIQTELRSLHQTLGADGTLSPLSLYTSPSLPNISLGLPASTHITASQKLSSQQEAERQAIQSLRAGGALTGKFLSTSSLPAGVGHDVETSSSHSAHSSLLQHVLLLEQARQQTAMLSGPMYSQSPLVTAERGVSSGMRSVNKLPRHRPLARTQSAPLPQSPQALQQLVVQQQHQHFLEKHYKMLSKGSDLPRPPPTHPEETEEELTETNDMQEDDVGTSIHRLQKESSDDSTTPSERQSVHSKGEEERGVVHVKGESTESELDEEDEEDDVIQLGEGDEDSKGSYSQALQQMGVFPSSLAHRPLGRAQSSPAATVNPVKHLFTTGLVYDSLMLKHQCVCGNAHIHPEHAGRVQSIWSRLQETGLLGRCERIRGRKASLDEIQTVHSEFHTLLYGTSPLNRHKLDHKKLLGPISQKMYAVLPCGGIGVDSDTVWNEMHSSAAVRMAVGSVIELAFRVAAGELKNGFAVVRPPGHHAEESNAMGFCFFNSVAITAKLLQQKLGVGKILIVDWDIHHGNGTQQAFYGDPNVLYISLHRYDDGNFFPGSGAPEEVGSGAGVGFNVNIAWTGGVEPPMGDVEYLTAFRSVVMPIAQQYSPDVIMVSAGFDAVEGHQSPLGGYNVSAKCFGQLTQLLMGLADGRIVMALEGGHDLTAICDASEACVSALLGDPSGSAFQWPQEKPCPKACASLERVIEIQSKHWSCLQTLSQTSSQPLLDNPLGAHGQSEEDEADTVSAMASLSVDVEQSGSAANITDGSRSTEEPMEEEPVL from the exons GTTCAGAAGAAAGCTCaggtggagggggaggaggcccTGTTGACTTGCGTACTGAACTCAGGGTGGGATCTTTGTCTGCGGGGGCTGCAGGAGTGGACACAACCTTAAGAGAGCAGCAGCTCCAGCATGAACTAGTGCTCCTTAAACAGCAGCAAGAACTCCAGAAACAACTATTATTTGCCGAATTCCAGAAAAAACATGAAGTACTAACCAGGCAACATGAAGTCCAGCTCCAGGAGCACCTGAAG CAACAACAGGAGCTGTTGGCAGCCAAGCGACAGCAAGAGCTGGAACAGAAGCGGAAACTGGAACAACAAAGGCATGAAGAGCAAGAGAAACAACGACTGGAGCAACAGCTGCTTCTACTGCGGAATAAAGAGAAAGGCAAAGAGA GTGCCATTGCCAGTACAGAGGTGAAGCTGAAACTGCAGGAATTCCTTCTCAGTAAGAAAGAACCTGGTATTGGTGGACTGAACCATTCCTTCTCCCCAAAGTGCTG GGGAGGCCAGAACGCTTCCCTGGAGCAAAATTCCCCACCCCAGAGTAATACTCCAGGAACTCCTCCCTCTTATAGACTTCCCACTTTACTGGGAAACTACGAAGGCAAAGATGACTTTCCGCTCCGCAAGACAG TGTCAGAACCTAACCTGAAGGTGCGTTCACGGTTGAAGCAGAAAGTAGCGGAGAGGCGGAGCTCTCCGCTCCTCCGAAGGAAAGATGGCACTGTCATTAGCACTTTCAAGAAAAGGGCCATAGAGATTTCAG TCTCCCCTCTCTGTAATAGTGCACCAGGCTCAGGTCCCAGCAGTCCTAACAGCTCTAATACGGCTATTGCTAATGGAAACACTGGATCTGTTCCCAACATACAAACTGAG cttcGATCTCTTCATCAGACACTGGGGGCTGACGGGACGTTGAGTCCGCTAAGTCTCTACACCTCGCCATCTCTGCCCAATATCTCGTTGGGCCTCCCTGCAAGCACACACATCACA GCCTCCCAGAAGTTGTCAAGCCAACAAGAGGCAGAGCGTCAAGCCATCCAATCGCTACGAGCAGGCGGAGCTCTGACTGGGAAGTTTCTCTCTACATCCTCTTTACCTGCCG ggGTCGGACATGATGTAGAGACATCAAGCTCTCATTCTGCTCATTCCTCGTTATTGCAACATGTGCTACTACTGGAGCAGGCCAGACAACAGACCGCTATGCTATCTG GCCCCATGTACAGCCAGTCGCCCCTGGTTACAGCAGAGAGGGGCGTGTCTAGCGGCATGCGATCAGTCAACAAGCTGCCTCGTCATCGGCCACTGGCTCGTACGCAGAGTGCACCTTTGCCCCAGTCCCCCCAGGCTCTCCAGCAACTGGTGGTTCAGCAGCAACATCAGCATTTTCTGGAGAAACATTACAAG atGCTTTCAAAGGGGTCAGATCTTCCCAGGCCTCCTCCCACGCATCCAGAGGAGACAGAGGAAGAGCTAACAGAGACCAATGACATGCAGGAGGACGATGTAGGGACAAGCATTCACAG ACTTCAGAAGGAGAGTTCTGACGACAGCACAACTCCCTCGGAGCGACAGAGTGTGCATTCAAAGGGCGAGGAGGAGCGAGGAGTTGTGCACGTGAAGGGAGAGAGTACAGAGAGTGAACTGGAtgaagaggatgaggaagaCGACGTCATCCAGCTGGGGGAAGGTGATGAAGACAGCAAGGGGAGCTATTCTCAG GCCTTGCAGCAGATGGGCGTATTTCCTTCCTCGTTAGCCCACAGACCTCTGGGAAGAGCACAGTCTTCTCCTGCAGCAACTGTCAATCCTGTCAAACATCTCTTCACCACAG GACTTGTTTATGACAGTCTGATGTTAAAGCATCAGTGTGTATGTGGCAATGCTCACATCCACCCAGAGCATGCCGGGAGAGTGCAGAGCATCTGGTCAAGGCTGCAGGAGACGGGCTTGCTGGGTCGCTGTGAG AGAATTCGTGGGCGTAAAGCATCCTTGGACGAGATCCAGACTGTCCATTCAGAGTTCCACACTCTGCTCTACGGAACCAGTCCACTGAATAGACACAAACTGGACCACAAGAAGCTACTGG GTCCAATCAGCCAAAAGATGTACGCTGTTCTTCCCTGTGGAGGAATAGGA GTGGATAGTGACACTGTATGGAATGAGATGCACTCGTCTGCAGCTGTCCGCATGGCAGTGGGCTCTGTTATTGAGCTGGCCTTCAGAGTGGCAGCAGGGGAACTGAAG AATGGCTTTGCAGTCGTGCGTCCGCCAGGGCATCATGCAGAGGAATCCAATGCCAT gGGTTTTTGCTTCTTCAATTCAGTTGCCATCACTGCCAAGCTGCTCCAACAGAAACTGGGAGTGGGCAAGATACTTATTGTGGACTGG GacattcaccatggcaacggcACACAGCAGGCCTTCTACGGTGACCCTAATGTCCTCTACATCTCCCTCCATCGCTACGATGATGGCAACTTTTTTCCAGGCAGCGGAGCACCTGaagag GTGGGCTCAGGTGCAGGTGTGGGTTTTAATGTGAACATTGCATGGACAGGAGGAGTAGAGCCCCCCATGGGCGACGTGGAGTACCTCACAGCCTTCAG GAGTGTGGTGATGCCGATTGCCCAGCAGTACAGCCCAGATGTGATTATGGTGTCTGCAGGCTTTGATGCTGTGGAAGGTCATCAGTCTCCTCTAGGAGGTTACAATGTCTCTGCCAAAT GTTTTGGCCAGTTAACCCAGCTCTTGATGGGTCTGGCTGATGGGCGTATTGTTATGGCGCTGGAGGGGGGTCATGACCTCACTGCCATCTGTGATGCATCAGAAGCCTGCGTCTCTGCTCTCCTTGGAGACCCG AGTGGATCAGCATTCCAGTGGCCTCAAGAGAAGCCGTGTCCTAAAGCCTGTGCCTCGCTGGAAAGAGTGATAGAGATCCAGA GCAAACACTGGTCTTGCCTCCAGACTTTGTCTCAGACGAGCAGCCAGCCGCTATTGGACAACCCCCTGGGAGCTCACGGCCAATCGGAGGAGGACGAGGCAGACACAGTGAGCGCCATGGCCTCCTTGAGTGTCGATGTCGAGCAGTCAGGCTCGGCTGCCAACATCACTGATGGCAGCAG GTCAACAGAGGAGCCAATGGAGGAGGAGCCTGTTTTGTAG